The following proteins are encoded in a genomic region of Ornithinibacillus sp. 4-3:
- the ctaG gene encoding cytochrome c oxidase assembly factor CtaG: protein MTWLETMSLDLQIFGFRALWSPYYFLFLLAIAIAYYLITGPMREKFGAEDQPTVRQQIGFYIGLILLYIVKGSPIDLLSHIMLTAHMTQMAIYLLVVPILIIKGIPVWIWKKVVYAPIIRPIFKLLTQPIVIVLVFNLAFSIYHMPAVFDFTKSSPIAHSSIAIALFILAICMWWVIYCPIKELDRLNPLLKIVYMVAHGALITPACALLIFTGTPQFAAYTSEGAWIQAMALCVPADVLNGISGDLSGPEMFSPLSTMDDQQLGAIIMQTVIQFVYAYVIGKVFFAWFKKGSGKIDPIPTSHISS, encoded by the coding sequence ATGACGTGGCTAGAGACGATGTCGTTAGATTTACAAATATTTGGCTTCCGTGCTTTATGGAGTCCATATTATTTCTTATTTTTATTAGCTATAGCAATCGCATATTATTTGATTACAGGTCCGATGCGTGAAAAATTTGGTGCAGAAGATCAGCCAACTGTTCGACAACAAATTGGCTTTTATATTGGATTAATATTACTTTATATTGTAAAAGGATCTCCAATTGACTTACTATCACATATTATGTTGACTGCTCATATGACACAAATGGCAATCTATTTATTAGTCGTTCCTATTTTAATTATAAAGGGAATACCTGTATGGATTTGGAAAAAAGTAGTATATGCTCCAATAATCCGGCCGATTTTTAAATTATTAACACAGCCAATTGTAATTGTATTAGTATTTAATTTGGCATTTTCTATTTATCATATGCCAGCAGTTTTTGATTTTACAAAGTCATCACCAATCGCACATTCTTCTATAGCGATTGCCTTATTTATTTTAGCAATTTGTATGTGGTGGGTAATCTATTGTCCGATTAAAGAATTAGATCGTCTAAATCCATTACTTAAAATTGTTTATATGGTTGCACATGGAGCGTTAATTACACCTGCTTGTGCGTTGCTTATTTTTACAGGAACTCCTCAATTTGCGGCGTATACTTCAGAAGGTGCTTGGATACAGGCAATGGCTTTATGTGTACCGGCAGATGTTTTAAATGGGATTTCTGGAGATTTATCAGGACCTGAGATGTTTTCTCCTTTGAGCACGATGGATGATCAGCAGCTTGGTGCAATTATTATGCAAACAGTAATTCAATTCGTATATGCATATGTAATTGGTAAAGTATTCTTTGCTTGGTTTAAAAAAGGATCCGGAAAAATAGATCCAATACCAACTTCACATATATCAAGTTAA
- a CDS encoding DUF420 domain-containing protein, with amino-acid sequence MPILPTISTLFIFISAVLVVIGWILVSKKKYHAHKRTMIAAAISALLFFIIYISRTIFVGNTSFGGPDDLKIYYTTFLLFHITLATISAFFGIITLRLALKRNITKHRKLGPITSVIWLIACITGIMVYFLLYIFFDGGETTSMIRAILGY; translated from the coding sequence ATGCCAATTTTACCTACAATTAGTACATTATTTATTTTTATAAGCGCAGTTTTAGTTGTTATTGGTTGGATACTTGTTTCAAAGAAGAAATATCATGCACATAAACGTACAATGATTGCAGCAGCAATTAGTGCATTGCTCTTTTTCATCATTTATATTTCTAGAACGATTTTTGTTGGAAACACAAGCTTTGGTGGTCCAGATGATCTTAAAATTTATTATACGACTTTCTTACTTTTCCATATTACACTTGCCACTATAAGTGCTTTTTTTGGAATAATTACCTTAAGGCTAGCTTTAAAGCGTAACATTACGAAGCATAGAAAGCTTGGACCAATTACAAGTGTGATATGGTTAATTGCATGTATTACTGGAATTATGGTTTATTTTCTTTTATACATCTTTTTTGATGGTGGAGAAACAACTAGTATGATTCGAGCAATTCTTGGATACTAA
- a CDS encoding YugN family protein yields the protein MKLENTGIEGALVDIKQLNHLMGLHAFIKGDHWDYERVTYDYRIDSQEKNVTYYVRIQAYAVEGDIDLGNAVVKVLTPLLGKHYYPHGIEYGKEENFSESLVERAHKLVVNVAKEVEKVKKQ from the coding sequence GTGAAATTAGAAAACACAGGTATCGAAGGTGCATTAGTCGATATAAAACAACTAAACCATTTAATGGGATTGCATGCTTTTATTAAAGGTGATCACTGGGATTATGAAAGAGTTACATATGATTATAGAATTGATTCCCAAGAGAAAAATGTTACTTATTATGTACGTATCCAAGCATATGCTGTGGAGGGAGATATTGATTTAGGTAATGCAGTTGTTAAAGTCTTAACTCCATTACTAGGGAAACATTATTATCCACATGGTATTGAATATGGAAAAGAAGAAAATTTCTCTGAAAGTCTTGTGGAACGCGCTCATAAATTAGTTGTAAATGTAGCCAAAGAAGTAGAAAAAGTTAAAAAACAATAA
- the ylbD gene encoding spore coat protein YlbD, with protein MTNSLHPSVEQFKVFINQYPPLIKEIRREGRSWQEIYEKWALLGEEDAYWEKYKEQQTEKEGALLSQITNFFSDLDVEKVQKYIVQLQQMLQLFQGVLIDQEQEQKQNPEVRQRQNAFPFYRD; from the coding sequence TTGACTAATTCGTTACATCCATCTGTGGAGCAGTTCAAAGTATTTATTAATCAATATCCTCCGTTAATTAAAGAAATAAGAAGAGAGGGGAGGTCATGGCAAGAGATTTATGAAAAATGGGCACTCTTGGGTGAAGAGGATGCCTATTGGGAGAAATACAAGGAGCAACAAACAGAAAAAGAAGGAGCCTTACTGTCACAGATTACTAATTTTTTTAGTGACTTGGATGTAGAAAAGGTTCAAAAATATATTGTTCAGCTACAACAGATGCTTCAATTGTTTCAAGGAGTGCTTATAGATCAAGAACAGGAACAAAAACAGAATCCCGAAGTGAGACAAAGGCAAAATGCTTTTCCATTTTATCGTGATTAA
- a CDS encoding YlbE-like family protein, whose protein sequence is MDRDSYIYLQNHPDLLQYIRLHPIWYRYLSRDPQSITQLEKDAKEFYGKTFPQRVKKIEEQIQLAHLFWELISTKEEKEKEEEKEEKV, encoded by the coding sequence ATGGATAGAGATAGTTATATTTATTTGCAAAACCATCCTGATTTATTGCAGTATATTCGTCTTCATCCAATATGGTATCGTTATTTGTCCCGTGATCCTCAGTCAATAACTCAATTAGAAAAAGATGCAAAGGAATTTTATGGAAAAACCTTTCCGCAAAGGGTAAAAAAAATCGAAGAGCAAATTCAATTAGCACATCTTTTTTGGGAATTAATTAGCACAAAAGAAGAAAAAGAAAAGGAAGAAGAGAAGGAAGAGAAAGTATAG
- a CDS encoding YlbF family regulator yields the protein MIGTLEYVDVLDRAELLGKMILDSDIMKAYYQAKHELENDPEAQQLIKAFNDIKLHYEDVQRFGRYHPDYNEIMKEVRASKRNMDLNGKVSAFKVAERNLQRLLDEISETLAFSVSTQIMVPKEGALFAEGGCASGSCGTGGGCSCKAS from the coding sequence ATGATAGGTACATTGGAATATGTTGATGTACTTGATCGTGCAGAATTGTTAGGTAAGATGATTCTTGATTCAGACATAATGAAAGCATATTATCAAGCAAAGCACGAGCTAGAAAATGATCCGGAAGCCCAACAGCTAATTAAAGCGTTTAATGATATAAAATTACATTATGAGGATGTGCAACGATTTGGAAGATATCATCCTGATTATAATGAAATCATGAAGGAAGTCCGTGCAAGTAAAAGAAATATGGACTTAAATGGAAAGGTGTCAGCCTTTAAGGTTGCAGAACGTAATTTACAACGTCTCCTAGATGAAATAAGTGAAACATTGGCATTCAGTGTTAGTACACAAATTATGGTGCCAAAAGAAGGAGCTTTATTTGCTGAAGGTGGCTGTGCAAGTGGAAGCTGCGGCACAGGTGGCGGTTGTAGCTGTAAAGCATCGTAA
- a CDS encoding YlbG family protein, with product MRINRQGIVIWYQHRKNIKKIKRHGNLIYASKRMKYAILYVEQEAIEDISQKLLSYPFISKVELSQRPFIETNYDTTKSEYDIEV from the coding sequence ATGAGAATAAATCGCCAAGGTATAGTAATATGGTATCAGCATCGTAAAAACATAAAGAAAATTAAACGGCATGGTAATTTAATTTACGCATCTAAACGAATGAAATATGCGATCTTATATGTTGAACAAGAGGCAATTGAAGATATTTCTCAAAAGCTCTTAAGTTATCCATTTATTTCAAAAGTTGAGCTTTCACAAAGGCCGTTTATTGAGACAAATTATGACACAACAAAATCAGAATATGATATAGAGGTATAA
- the rsmD gene encoding 16S rRNA (guanine(966)-N(2))-methyltransferase RsmD, with product MRVIAGEFKGRALKAVPGNFTRPTADKVKESLFQIIGPFFNGGKALDLFAGSGNLGIEALSRGVDHVTFVDKHPKAIRTIYENIKLVKAEDQSAVFRMDALRALHIFAEKQSQFDMIFLDPPYAKIDYQKVIENILDKDLLAENGIIICEHDPKNEIAHEKLHKIKQVKYSGTIAVTLLEDVQKVHKK from the coding sequence ATGCGAGTTATTGCTGGAGAGTTTAAGGGACGAGCATTGAAAGCTGTTCCAGGTAATTTTACAAGACCAACAGCTGATAAAGTAAAAGAATCTTTATTTCAAATAATCGGTCCATTTTTTAATGGGGGAAAAGCTTTAGATTTATTTGCTGGCAGTGGTAATCTAGGAATCGAGGCACTTAGCCGTGGAGTAGATCATGTGACATTTGTTGATAAGCATCCCAAAGCAATACGAACGATTTATGAAAACATTAAATTAGTAAAAGCAGAAGATCAATCAGCAGTTTTTCGCATGGATGCATTACGTGCATTACATATTTTTGCAGAAAAGCAATCGCAATTTGATATGATTTTTCTTGATCCACCTTATGCAAAAATAGATTATCAAAAAGTGATTGAAAACATATTAGATAAAGATTTATTAGCTGAAAATGGAATAATTATTTGTGAGCATGATCCAAAAAATGAGATAGCTCATGAGAAATTACATAAAATAAAGCAAGTAAAGTATAGTGGAACAATTGCAGTTACCCTTTTAGAGGATGTTCAAAAAGTCCACAAAAAATGA
- the coaD gene encoding pantetheine-phosphate adenylyltransferase — MAKIAICPGSFDPLTNGHMDIIQRGSKIFDEIIVAVFINSSKKTLFSVEERIHLIKEATKHLPNVKVDASEGLLIDYARKKNVQVILRGLRAVSDFEYEMQITSMNRKLEEKIETFFMMTNNQYSFLSSSIVKEVATYHADVSDLVPPVVAEALKQKFNN; from the coding sequence TTGGCGAAAATAGCAATTTGCCCAGGAAGCTTTGACCCGCTTACAAATGGTCATATGGATATTATCCAGCGAGGTTCGAAAATATTTGATGAAATTATCGTTGCTGTTTTTATTAATTCATCTAAGAAAACATTATTTTCAGTAGAAGAGAGAATTCATCTCATTAAAGAAGCAACGAAGCATCTACCAAATGTGAAAGTAGATGCAAGTGAAGGGTTATTAATTGATTATGCTCGAAAAAAAAATGTACAAGTCATTTTAAGAGGACTACGCGCAGTAAGTGATTTTGAATATGAGATGCAAATTACCTCCATGAACCGCAAGCTAGAAGAAAAAATTGAAACCTTTTTCATGATGACCAATAATCAATACTCCTTTTTAAGTTCTAGTATTGTCAAGGAAGTAGCAACATATCATGCGGATGTAAGTGATTTAGTTCCACCTGTTGTTGCAGAAGCATTAAAACAAAAATTTAATAATTAG
- the ylbJ gene encoding sporulation integral membrane protein YlbJ gives MKHWFLTLMIAFCTISVFILFIIYPQETLEASLNGLNVWGKIIFPSLLPFFILSELLISFGVVRFIGVLFEPIMRPIFNIPGAGSFAWIIGMASGYPSGAKITAKLREEEQLSKIEAERIIAYSNNASPLFIFGAVAVGMFHDAQLGLLIAVCHYMGNMIIGFCMRFYGTKSESPKKITEKNFSLKQAFNQMHLTRIRDTRPFGTVLSDAVIQSIQTLLLIGGFIILFSVLSNLLIVIESTQIIVWTIAGILSALSISTEFSFSIFTGLFELSLGSYLIANEDAGSLLQKLILVSFLLGFNGFSVHAQVASILAKTDISFAPYFFARIMHGIIASILTIFLFSPMYLSKQGAKLETMPVSQEPVFSFFAFTLEKMMIYGTFITITAIGIASILYIQRTYK, from the coding sequence TTGAAACATTGGTTCTTAACATTAATGATCGCATTTTGTACAATAAGTGTCTTTATCTTATTTATTATTTATCCACAAGAAACACTTGAAGCAAGCCTCAATGGTTTAAATGTCTGGGGGAAAATAATTTTTCCTTCCCTACTCCCTTTCTTTATTTTATCTGAACTATTAATCAGCTTTGGTGTAGTTCGTTTTATTGGAGTATTATTTGAACCAATTATGCGACCTATCTTTAATATTCCAGGAGCAGGTAGCTTTGCCTGGATTATTGGAATGGCAAGTGGTTATCCTTCAGGTGCAAAAATCACAGCAAAATTAAGGGAAGAAGAACAACTAAGTAAAATAGAAGCAGAACGGATTATTGCTTATTCTAACAACGCTAGTCCTTTATTTATTTTTGGAGCTGTAGCAGTTGGAATGTTCCATGATGCTCAATTAGGATTATTGATTGCTGTTTGTCATTATATGGGAAATATGATTATTGGCTTTTGTATGCGTTTTTATGGGACTAAATCAGAAAGTCCTAAAAAAATTACCGAAAAAAATTTTTCCCTCAAACAAGCTTTTAATCAAATGCACCTTACTCGGATACGTGATACAAGACCATTTGGTACAGTATTAAGCGATGCCGTCATTCAATCCATTCAAACCTTATTATTAATTGGAGGATTTATCATCTTATTTTCTGTTCTATCCAATCTTCTCATCGTCATTGAGAGTACACAAATTATTGTTTGGACCATCGCAGGCATCCTGTCTGCTCTATCCATATCCACGGAATTTAGTTTTTCTATTTTCACTGGTTTATTTGAATTATCTTTAGGGTCCTACTTAATCGCAAATGAGGATGCTGGTAGTTTGCTCCAAAAACTAATACTTGTCAGTTTCTTACTTGGTTTTAATGGCTTTTCTGTACATGCACAGGTTGCTTCCATCTTAGCCAAGACAGATATAAGTTTCGCTCCTTACTTTTTTGCAAGAATTATGCACGGTATTATCGCTAGTATACTAACCATTTTTCTATTTTCGCCAATGTATCTAAGTAAGCAAGGTGCTAAACTTGAAACGATGCCTGTTTCCCAAGAACCTGTTTTTTCCTTTTTCGCTTTTACTTTAGAAAAAATGATGATTTATGGTACATTTATCACCATAACAGCTATTGGAATAGCAAGCATCTTATATATCCAACGAACTTATAAATAG
- a CDS encoding SepM family pheromone-processing serine protease, which translates to MKNTIRRLLLFGTITVILAFLLSTYKLPYYVYQPGSADPLTGVVEVEGATASEGQMHLVTVSGGQATPIRLLAAKLLPHHEIRRLEDVRPEGWTDEQYWHAQLQMMDSAQKSATVVAYEAAGKDITIEYDGVYVVSVVENMPADGKLMMGDRIVSVDGREVKETSDLVDYVTAKSAGDTVEVEFIRDEEPGSETLTLAQFEDEDKVGVGIQLVADRQVKVQPEVTFSSGNIGGPSAGLIFALEIYDQLIEEDLTKGYQIVATGELDFEGNVIRIGGIDKKVVAADRQGCDIFFVPNENGAKGSNYEVAQQTAEEIKTDMEIVPVDTFQDAVDYMNQLDPK; encoded by the coding sequence ATGAAAAATACAATAAGACGTTTACTGCTTTTTGGAACGATAACAGTTATTTTAGCTTTCCTTTTGTCGACTTATAAATTACCTTATTATGTTTATCAGCCAGGTAGCGCAGATCCATTAACAGGTGTTGTGGAAGTAGAAGGAGCTACAGCAAGTGAGGGACAAATGCATTTAGTGACTGTAAGTGGTGGGCAGGCAACTCCAATACGATTATTAGCGGCAAAGCTTCTCCCTCATCATGAGATTCGTCGTTTAGAAGATGTACGACCAGAAGGATGGACAGACGAACAGTATTGGCATGCTCAGCTACAAATGATGGATAGTGCACAAAAATCAGCTACAGTAGTTGCTTACGAGGCCGCTGGTAAGGATATTACGATTGAATATGATGGTGTTTATGTAGTGTCTGTAGTTGAGAATATGCCTGCAGATGGTAAGCTGATGATGGGTGATCGAATTGTTAGTGTTGATGGACGTGAAGTAAAAGAAACAAGTGATTTAGTCGATTATGTAACAGCAAAATCAGCGGGAGACACAGTGGAAGTGGAATTTATTAGAGATGAAGAACCCGGTAGTGAAACACTTACACTCGCTCAATTTGAAGATGAAGATAAAGTTGGTGTAGGAATCCAGCTTGTTGCTGATCGTCAGGTAAAGGTCCAACCAGAGGTGACTTTCTCTAGTGGAAATATTGGTGGGCCAAGTGCAGGTTTGATTTTTGCCTTAGAGATTTATGATCAATTAATAGAAGAGGATTTAACAAAAGGGTACCAAATTGTTGCAACTGGTGAATTAGATTTTGAAGGAAATGTCATTCGTATCGGTGGCATAGATAAAAAAGTAGTTGCAGCTGATCGCCAAGGATGTGATATTTTCTTCGTTCCTAATGAAAATGGGGCTAAAGGCTCCAATTATGAAGTTGCCCAACAAACTGCTGAAGAAATTAAAACAGATATGGAAATTGTACCTGTAGATACCTTTCAAGATGCAGTTGATTATATGAATCAGTTAGATCCAAAATAA
- a CDS encoding nucleotidyltransferase yields the protein MKACGVIVEYNPLHNGHVYHIQESKKISKADCIIAVMSGSFLQRGEPAIIDKFHRTKAALQAGVDIVLELPFMYAVQSSELFAQGAVQTLNHIGASSICFGSESGSISHFITSYTNLKEKEKEYEQALKSFLQQGLSFPVSSEKAKQKIDALNNDFDISKPNNILGFSYIRTILDQNLPIEPLTIKRINNDFHDTAISNPISSATSIRKELVKEKGLSQQLLQSFPHSTEVQLLMYKENAGIWHTLEHYFPLLHYRVQTMSLDELAQIQGVNEGLEHRIKQTAKQATSMNDWINRIKTKRYTWTRIQRLFIHLLTNTTTEQMQALEEDVPYVRILGFSNMGQEYLHEIKKQMEVPLLTSIGRNPVGLLAAEEKATAAYYSVLSPDKARRLIKQEITGPVRMY from the coding sequence GTGAAAGCTTGTGGTGTAATCGTTGAATACAATCCTCTCCATAACGGACATGTATATCATATCCAAGAATCCAAAAAAATATCAAAAGCAGATTGTATCATTGCTGTTATGAGTGGTTCCTTTCTACAAAGAGGAGAACCAGCCATTATCGATAAATTCCACCGAACGAAAGCAGCATTACAAGCCGGTGTTGACATCGTCTTAGAGCTACCATTTATGTATGCTGTACAAAGCAGTGAATTATTCGCACAAGGCGCTGTACAAACATTAAATCATATTGGTGCTTCAAGTATTTGCTTTGGTAGTGAGTCAGGCTCTATTTCTCATTTTATAACAAGTTATACAAATTTAAAAGAGAAAGAAAAAGAATACGAGCAGGCTTTAAAAAGCTTTTTACAACAAGGGCTCTCATTCCCAGTTTCTAGTGAAAAAGCAAAGCAGAAAATTGATGCTTTAAATAATGACTTTGATATTTCTAAGCCAAATAATATATTAGGGTTTAGCTATATACGAACAATTCTAGACCAAAATTTACCTATTGAACCCCTAACAATTAAACGGATAAATAATGACTTTCATGATACCGCTATTTCTAACCCTATCTCTAGTGCAACAAGTATCCGTAAAGAACTCGTTAAAGAGAAAGGTTTATCTCAACAGTTATTACAGTCTTTTCCACATAGTACAGAAGTACAATTATTAATGTATAAGGAAAATGCAGGAATATGGCATACATTGGAGCATTATTTTCCTTTATTACACTATCGAGTACAAACCATGTCATTAGATGAACTTGCTCAAATACAAGGTGTAAATGAAGGTCTAGAGCATCGTATCAAGCAAACAGCTAAACAAGCGACATCGATGAATGATTGGATTAATCGCATTAAAACAAAGCGTTATACATGGACAAGAATCCAGCGCTTATTTATTCATTTACTAACAAATACCACAACCGAGCAAATGCAAGCATTAGAAGAAGATGTTCCCTATGTACGTATCTTAGGTTTTTCCAATATGGGTCAAGAGTATCTACATGAAATTAAAAAACAAATGGAAGTTCCCTTGCTTACTTCTATTGGACGTAATCCTGTGGGACTGCTAGCTGCAGAGGAAAAGGCAACAGCAGCCTATTACAGTGTTCTCTCTCCTGATAAGGCGAGAAGGCTAATAAAACAAGAAATAACAGGTCCTGTAAGAATGTATTAA